One Apis cerana isolate GH-2021 linkage group LG16, AcerK_1.0, whole genome shotgun sequence DNA segment encodes these proteins:
- the LOC108000405 gene encoding codanin-1 — translation MGELNVCFQIDTDNRENFPSAAAFQTFKNQRDTFYEIFRIWEKNHSVPGWNFQIALGSKIRTMLTLHNDAINYYHFARLFKSQLLISCIQNRQQTEIEDDENISFLKALKHENPKKLNQLQKRLVTPQPSKNQVTEPSFPGVQEFFKDFILFAFNPIFYVHLENCLIHEIMELNDTQFNNSEIEDSETIVDEQTQQNFIICLCSLRLLAKVLGLLISLPYRSESNNFKELIATQVEIRTKIVPAINLHLCLHNAIASGKLSLTVPWIAKYLAMMDTVSLRLPYYKQTLELLYYIYKVVNHFDFSASDSFISQQTAILLKSTLCWLFELPNVPKDFYLTWQEIYKVKELRNLKQLDKQYVQKNILLGEPIVSITSTKCNLDKLDIINERTLRICCPLVGLNVSVSNSNANLNNYNSNKHITPVSSQLHKSAKSAGIKHLELKLEEAFFGGQPASTRKTVDFVSERVASTCVKHICNTLLMSSREMNLNIFREILEKKQIERQPEKIGDLLRNITDFKAFISTHMNTLATNMSKELKDQCEASIPGICELRVTKCMESLLAEDSLTSVKEMCTKIATRLAMERIHQWIQSHIVGGSLFIKDMELELNRFLKNNAPLHPIEEKKHNPNAMSPTTITDNLREFIWIILDNGSDSLTITMVLTVLDNLYQTLNERADLVVGPEKVLYSLSIDFALFLVAYRSDLFTLKVQEKFIKVWAMSRCKALELDSSINRILSSRNVMLLAQPEKEQVWIVFGKFINKLIKKNVLDIDNFSDQCVALFRQNWPVPILKHLSKCLMEVITDFKASDETTEKVKYLLGWIAETYNEIEFCDNYNSID, via the exons ATGGGTGAATTAAATGTGTGTTTTCAAATAGATACAGataatcgtgaaaattttccatctGCAGCTGcttttcaaacatttaaaaatcaaagagatacattttatgaaatatttagaatatgggaaaaaaatcattcagtGCCTGGTTGGAATTTTCAAATAGCTTTAGGAAGTAAAATAAGAACTATGTTAACATTGCATAATGatgctataaattattatcattttgcaAGATTATTTAAGTCACAACTTTTAATTTCATGTATACAAAACAGACAACAG aCAGAAATAGaagatgatgaaaatataagttttttaaaagctTTGAAACatgaaaatccaaaaaaattgaatcaactTCAGAAACGATTAGTAACTCCACAGCCTTCCAAAAATCAAGTCACTGAACCGTCTTTTCCTGGAGtgcaagaatttttcaaagattttatattgtttgcttttaatccaattttttatgttcatttagaaaattgtttaattcatGAGATAATGGAATTGAATGATactcaatttaataatagtgaAATAGAAGACTCAG aaACAATAGTTGATGAACAAACtcagcaaaattttattatatgcttATGCAGTTTAAGACTTCTTGCAAAAGTATTAGGTCTCCTTATATCATTACCTTACAGATCagaatcaaataatttcaaagaattaataGCAACTCAAGTAGAAATAAGAACCAaa ATTGTGCCAGCAATAAATTTACATCTTTGTCTTCATAATGCAATAGCATCaggaaaattatcattaactgTACCTTGGATAGCAAAATATTTGGCTATGATGGATACTGTATCTCTTCGATTAccatattataaacaaacttTAGAactcttatattatatctataaagttgtaaatcattttgatttttctgcATCTGATAGTTTTATTTCTCAACAAACAGCAATTCTCCTTAAATCTACTTTATGCTGGTTATTTGAATTACCAAATGTTCCAAAAGACTTTTATCTTACTTggcaagaaatatataaagttaaagaATTACGAAATTTGAAACAACTCGATAAACAATATGTGCAAAAGAATATACTATTGGGAGAGCCTATTGTATCTATTACATCAACTAAATGTAACTtagataaattagatattattaatgaaagaaCATTGCGTATATGTTGTCCACTGGTTGGATTAAATGTCTCTGTATCAAATtcaaatgcaaatttaaataattataattcaaataaacatattacaCCAGTTTCTAGTCAACTTCATAAATCTGCTAAAAGTGCAGGTATAAAACATCTAGAG ttgaaATTAGAAGAAGCATTTTTTGGCGGACAACCAGCATCTACACGAAAAACTGTTGATTTTGTATCTGAGCGAGTTGCTTCAACTTGTGTGAAACATATATGTAACACTTTATTAATGTCTTCTAgagaaatgaatttgaatatttttagggAGATTTTGGAGAAAAAGCAAATTGAAAGACAACCTGAAAAAATTGGAGATTTATTACGTAATATTACAGATTTTAag GCATTTATATCAACTCATATGAATACTTTAGCTACAAATATGTCTAAAGAATTGAAAGATCAATGTGAAGCATCTATACCGGGAATTTGTGAATTACGAGTAACTAAATGTATGGAATCTCTCTTAGCGGAAGATTCTTTGACATCCGTGAAGGAAATGTGTACTAAAATTGCTACAAGACTAGCTATGGAACGTATACATCAATGGATTCAATCACATATAGTGGGtggatcattatttataaaagatatggaacttgaattaaatagatttttaaaaaacaatgcaCCATTACAtccaattgaagaaaaaaaacataatccaAATGCTATGAGTCCAACAACTATCACTGATAATTTaaga gaatTTATATGGATTATACTTGATAATGGTAGTGATTCTTTAACAATAACAATGGTATTAACTGTATTGGATAACTTATATCAAACTTTAAATGAAAGAGCTGATTTAGTTGTGGGGCCAGagaaagttttatattctctTAGTATAgattttgctttatttttag ttgcTTATCGAAGTGATTTGTTTACTTTAAaagttcaagaaaaatttattaaagtatgGGCAATGAGTCGTTGTAAAGCTTTGGAATTGGATTCATCAATAAATAGAATACTTAGTTCTAGAAATGTTATGCTATTAGCTCAACCAGAAAAAGAACAAGTTTGGATAgtgtttggaaaatttattaataaattgataaaaaaaaacgttttagATATTGACAATTTTAGTGATCAATGTGTAGCTCTATTTAGACAAAATTGGCCTgtg cccATACTAAAacatttatcaaaatgtttAATGGAAGTTATAACTGATTTCAAAGCATCGGATGAAACAacagaaaaagtaaaatatttacttggtTGGATAGCTGAAACATATAACGAAATAGAGTTTTGCgacaattataattctatagactga